A window of the Microbulbifer aggregans genome harbors these coding sequences:
- a CDS encoding DUF885 domain-containing protein, translated as MSLMRKTALAAAALFVATGASAMEQEAFDKAFDAIPKKGAEAKLEALQDLRYQWLMESFPSRATYQGYAGVNDRWMDASLEGIKRRREQTRRMLAASRHIEADELPEPLQLDHQLLYQDLLTEVKGFQFPEHLLPVTHMSGIQRNVPGVLAAMPKRNASDYDDILVRLDRLPLLVQQIRTLMEEGLEKQITPPQITLRDLPVQMRALIPEDPSESPLMKAFAEMPSSISASQQKRLRNRAFALYHRELVPAWRDLAEFVEREYIPGARVDTAFTSMPDGTRWYAHKVRDNTTTALSAEEIHRIGLEEVKRIRGEMEKIIAKTGFEGDFAAFTDFLRNDPQFYHTSREDLMRDYRDIAKRIDGELPKLFRALPRLPYGVKRIPSYSEKSQTTAYYQPGSMEAGRAGVFFANTYNLASRPKWEMEALTVHEAMPGHHLQIALAQEIEDVHPLRRLSMYTAFVEGWGLYSESLGYDLGLYTDPYSEFGALTYDMWRAVRLVVDTGMHQLGWSREQAIEYFMNNSAKPRHDITVEIDRYLVWPGQALAYKLGQLKIKDLRANAEEQLGNNFDIRSFHDELLGAGALPLNVLEGRMNDWIVAQGGQAATAPTSESADPVAPI; from the coding sequence ATGTCCTTGATGCGCAAAACCGCGCTGGCTGCGGCAGCATTATTTGTTGCCACCGGCGCTTCTGCCATGGAGCAGGAAGCTTTCGACAAGGCCTTTGATGCCATTCCGAAGAAAGGGGCAGAGGCGAAGCTGGAAGCCCTGCAGGACCTCCGCTACCAGTGGTTGATGGAGAGCTTCCCCAGCCGGGCCACTTACCAGGGCTACGCCGGCGTCAATGACCGCTGGATGGATGCCTCGCTAGAGGGCATCAAGCGCCGCCGGGAACAGACCCGCCGCATGCTGGCCGCGAGCCGTCATATCGAAGCCGATGAGCTGCCCGAGCCCCTGCAACTGGACCACCAGCTGCTGTATCAGGACCTGCTCACCGAAGTAAAAGGGTTCCAGTTTCCGGAACACCTGCTGCCGGTCACGCACATGAGCGGCATCCAGCGCAATGTCCCCGGTGTACTGGCGGCGATGCCGAAGCGTAACGCCTCAGACTATGACGACATCCTCGTGCGGCTCGATCGCCTGCCGCTGCTGGTCCAGCAGATCCGCACCCTGATGGAGGAGGGTCTGGAAAAGCAGATCACCCCGCCGCAGATTACTTTGCGGGACCTGCCGGTGCAGATGCGCGCGCTGATTCCCGAGGACCCGAGTGAGAGTCCGCTGATGAAGGCTTTCGCGGAAATGCCGTCCAGCATTTCGGCGTCGCAGCAGAAGCGCCTGCGCAATCGCGCCTTTGCCCTCTACCACCGCGAGCTGGTGCCGGCCTGGCGCGATCTGGCGGAATTCGTCGAGCGCGAGTATATCCCCGGGGCCCGGGTGGATACCGCCTTTACCAGCATGCCCGACGGCACCCGCTGGTACGCCCACAAGGTGCGCGACAACACCACCACTGCGCTGAGCGCGGAGGAAATCCACCGCATCGGCCTGGAAGAGGTAAAGCGCATCCGCGGTGAGATGGAAAAAATCATCGCCAAGACCGGCTTTGAGGGCGACTTTGCGGCCTTTACCGACTTCCTGCGCAACGACCCTCAGTTCTACCACACCAGCCGCGAAGACCTGATGCGGGACTACCGGGATATCGCCAAGCGCATCGACGGTGAGCTGCCCAAGCTGTTCCGTGCCCTGCCGCGCCTTCCCTACGGCGTGAAGCGTATTCCCAGCTACTCGGAAAAATCCCAGACCACCGCCTACTACCAGCCAGGTTCTATGGAAGCCGGCCGCGCCGGGGTCTTCTTCGCCAACACCTACAACCTGGCCAGCCGCCCCAAGTGGGAAATGGAAGCATTGACCGTGCATGAAGCCATGCCCGGACACCACCTGCAGATCGCCCTGGCCCAGGAAATCGAGGACGTGCATCCGCTGCGCCGCCTCAGCATGTATACCGCCTTTGTCGAGGGCTGGGGCCTCTACTCCGAGAGCCTAGGCTATGACCTCGGCCTGTACACCGATCCCTACAGCGAGTTCGGCGCGCTCACCTACGACATGTGGCGCGCGGTACGCCTGGTGGTGGACACCGGCATGCACCAGCTGGGCTGGAGCCGCGAACAGGCGATCGAATACTTCATGAATAACAGCGCCAAGCCGCGCCACGACATCACTGTGGAGATCGACCGTTACCTGGTATGGCCGGGCCAGGCCCTGGCCTACAAACTGGGACAGCTGAAGATCAAGGATCTGCGCGCCAATGCCGAGGAACAGCTGGGCAACAACTTCGACATCCGCAGCTTCCACGACGAGCTACTGGGTGCCGGTGCCCTGCCACTGAATGTACTGGAAGGCCGCATGAACGACTGGATCGTGGCCCAGGGCGGCCAGGCCGCCACAGCGCCCACGTCTGAGTCCGCCGACCCGGTAGCGCCGATTTAA
- a CDS encoding redoxin family protein yields MKYPSAPEIAAAAWLNTDSPLSMRALRGRVVMLHAFQMLCPACVTRATPQASAVADCFADEDFQLIGLHTVFEHHRVMNPDALRVYVAEFQLQFPIAIDQPAENSPVPVTMARLELQGTPSTVLVDRTGNIRFSHFGILSDMQLGAMVGQLLAE; encoded by the coding sequence ATGAAATACCCTTCCGCTCCTGAAATCGCCGCCGCTGCCTGGCTGAATACGGATAGCCCGCTGTCCATGCGCGCACTGCGGGGGCGGGTGGTGATGCTGCATGCTTTTCAGATGCTCTGCCCGGCCTGCGTTACCCGGGCCACTCCGCAGGCGTCTGCCGTTGCGGACTGTTTTGCCGACGAAGATTTTCAGCTGATCGGCCTGCATACGGTGTTCGAACACCACCGGGTAATGAATCCCGATGCCCTCCGTGTTTACGTCGCCGAGTTCCAGCTGCAGTTTCCCATTGCGATCGATCAGCCCGCCGAGAACAGCCCGGTGCCCGTGACCATGGCCAGGCTGGAGCTACAGGGCACACCGTCCACAGTGCTTGTGGATCGAACGGGCAATATCCGTTTCAGTCACTTCGGTATTTTGAGCGATATGCAGTTGGGCGCGATGGTGGGGCAGCTGCTGGCAGAGTGA
- the rsgA gene encoding ribosome small subunit-dependent GTPase A, with product MSRSLISRRSPFGRGNNLSEQPRKARPQSPLDALGWKPFFQQQLSLDEYEHCEPVRVMAVHRNRLEVAGESGESSLPLESISLPTAVELRPTVGDWLLLEREDGGYRRMLERSSLFRRMAPGAERVQLIAANVDSVLIVASCNQDFNLSRIERYLALTRAAGSRAYLVLTKADLCADTGEYLEAVKSLRELPVMAVNALDADSVSSLRSWLAPGETVAMLGSSGVGKSSLLNSLSGVQLAETSAIREDDSKGRHTTRHRALYPLPGGGLLLDSPGMRELGLAGGEEGVAAAFEDIDALAQQCRFSDCAHDAEPGCAVQAALERGDLDERRLRNWRKLLREITRNQRTLAEQRADDRALGQFYREVQGHARSRKQGRD from the coding sequence GTGAGTCGATCATTGATTTCCCGCCGCTCCCCGTTTGGGCGCGGCAACAACCTATCAGAGCAGCCCAGGAAGGCACGCCCTCAATCTCCGCTGGATGCGCTGGGCTGGAAACCGTTTTTTCAGCAGCAGCTAAGCCTGGACGAGTACGAACACTGTGAGCCGGTGCGGGTGATGGCGGTCCATCGCAATCGCCTGGAAGTCGCCGGAGAGAGCGGCGAAAGTTCCCTCCCCCTGGAAAGCATCAGTCTACCCACGGCAGTGGAGTTGCGCCCCACCGTGGGGGACTGGCTGTTGCTGGAGCGGGAGGACGGCGGATATCGTCGCATGCTGGAGCGCAGCAGCCTGTTCAGGCGCATGGCGCCGGGCGCGGAGAGAGTGCAGCTGATCGCTGCCAATGTGGACAGCGTCTTGATCGTGGCGTCCTGCAATCAGGATTTCAATCTTTCCCGGATCGAGCGTTACCTGGCCCTGACCCGTGCGGCGGGCAGTCGCGCCTACCTGGTGCTGACCAAGGCTGACTTGTGTGCCGATACCGGCGAGTACCTGGAAGCGGTGAAGAGCCTGCGGGAGCTGCCGGTGATGGCGGTCAATGCCCTCGATGCCGACAGCGTCTCTTCCCTGCGCTCTTGGCTCGCACCCGGTGAAACGGTTGCTATGCTGGGCTCCTCTGGTGTGGGTAAGTCCTCACTGCTGAATTCCCTGTCCGGCGTACAACTGGCGGAAACCAGCGCAATCCGCGAGGACGACAGCAAGGGGCGGCACACCACGCGCCATCGCGCCCTGTACCCGCTGCCGGGCGGCGGATTGCTGCTGGACAGTCCCGGTATGCGCGAGCTAGGCCTCGCCGGTGGCGAGGAGGGGGTGGCAGCCGCCTTTGAGGATATCGATGCTCTGGCCCAGCAGTGCCGTTTCTCTGATTGTGCCCACGATGCGGAACCCGGCTGTGCGGTTCAGGCGGCGCTCGAGCGGGGTGATCTCGATGAGAGGCGGCTGCGCAACTGGCGCAAGCTGCTGCGGGAGATCACCCGTAACCAGCGCACGCTGGCGGAGCAGCGCGCCGACGATCGTGCCCTGGGGCAGTTTTATCGGGAAGTGCAGGGACACGCCCGCTCGCGCAAGCAGGGCAGGGACTGA
- the pulA gene encoding pullulanase-type alpha-1,6-glucosidase — protein MRLMKNTPAGSRLPFALGALILAFQQTGHTADTPDPTAVNIPGTIQSQLGCPGDWQPECAASMLGYDSSDDKWQGSFFIPAGYWEYKAALNGSWDENYGQGAWRNGGNIPLNLDVGREVKFIYDHETHWITDNVNSTIATVAGNFQYQLGCPGDWQPDCLQSWMQDADGDGIYTFITNGLRAGNYEFKVALNEGWGESYGNYGSNVSFTVASDNDEIYFAFDSQSKQVTVSADGIPRGDLSLDKAHWVDADSFAWNIGLQDGDTVKLHYSADAELQLTADGVASDGAVVLQYRADTLPGEAAQKFPHLSDFNSFDLPADSPSAEELVTKQLALAVYSADGKLRDATGVQMAGALDDRFAYDGELGAIVGEANVGFTLWAPTARSVKLHLFSDAGQESADTVVPMTRDENTGTWTASVDKGWDRKFYLYEVEVYSYFSRQIETNLVTDPYSLSLSMNSSKSQVVNLDDTDLKPSGWDQVKKPALENAEDISVYELHVRDFSIEDETVPAAARGTFAAFAERESLGMEHLGSLARAGLTHVHLLPAFDFATVNENREAQAETPDLSAFAPDSTEQQAAVNAIRDADGFNWGYDPLHFTVPEGSYSTDPDGEARIREFREMVQSLSRSGLRVVMDVVYNHTSSFGQYQNSVLDKIVPGYYHRRNLEGGVEMSSCCANTASEHTMMEKLMVDSMMTWAKAYKVDGFRFDLMGHHSRDNILNTRAALQTLTLEEDGVDGNSLYLYGEGWNFGEVANDARFVQARQSNMAGTGVGTFNDRLRDSVRGGNPFGGFEEQGFGTGLFTDSNGLFNGESGGWDERATLLTLADKVRVSLAGNLRDYPLQDSWGNVILGAELIYNGQPTGYVDDPQESINYIAAHDNETLFDGVQLKANATASLEERVRMQVFSNSLVLFAQGIPFIHAGQEFLRSKSMDRDSYNSGDWFNALDWSFETDNWGAGLPIADKNEDKWPLMAPLLANPDIAPQKSHRLWTAAMFREHLAIRNSSPLFRLPTGIAVIDHVSFLNTGPEQVPGLIAMQLDDAEGTYDGKNRRILVLFNGDNDTVAFSHDAVTGLPYRLHPLQQDSADPRLGNVTFDSETGTFSLPGRTTAVFVLGRNQGVEKLLAE, from the coding sequence ATGCGACTGATGAAGAACACTCCCGCAGGCAGCCGCCTCCCCTTTGCGCTGGGCGCACTGATCCTCGCTTTCCAGCAGACCGGACATACCGCCGACACTCCGGACCCGACCGCGGTCAACATTCCTGGCACCATCCAGAGCCAGCTGGGCTGCCCCGGTGACTGGCAACCGGAGTGCGCCGCCAGCATGCTCGGCTACGACAGCAGCGACGACAAGTGGCAGGGGAGCTTTTTCATTCCCGCCGGTTACTGGGAGTACAAGGCCGCGTTGAATGGCAGCTGGGACGAGAACTACGGCCAGGGTGCCTGGCGCAACGGCGGTAACATTCCACTCAACCTGGACGTAGGCCGTGAAGTAAAATTCATCTACGACCATGAGACCCACTGGATCACGGACAACGTCAACTCCACCATCGCCACGGTAGCCGGGAATTTTCAGTACCAGCTGGGCTGCCCCGGAGACTGGCAGCCGGACTGCCTGCAGAGCTGGATGCAGGATGCCGATGGCGACGGTATCTACACCTTCATCACCAATGGTTTGAGAGCCGGTAACTATGAGTTCAAGGTGGCGCTGAACGAAGGTTGGGGTGAAAGCTACGGTAACTATGGCAGCAACGTGTCCTTTACCGTGGCCAGCGACAACGACGAAATCTATTTCGCCTTCGACAGCCAGAGCAAGCAGGTAACCGTCAGCGCCGATGGTATTCCCCGCGGCGACCTGAGCCTCGACAAAGCGCACTGGGTGGACGCCGATTCCTTTGCCTGGAACATCGGCCTGCAAGATGGCGACACCGTCAAACTCCATTACAGTGCCGATGCCGAGCTACAGCTGACTGCCGACGGCGTTGCCAGTGATGGCGCCGTGGTCCTGCAATATCGCGCTGACACCCTGCCAGGCGAGGCCGCACAGAAATTCCCACACCTGTCCGACTTCAACAGCTTTGATCTGCCCGCAGATTCCCCATCAGCAGAAGAGTTGGTGACAAAGCAGCTGGCGCTCGCGGTCTACTCCGCCGACGGCAAGCTGCGCGATGCCACCGGCGTGCAAATGGCCGGTGCACTGGATGACCGCTTTGCCTATGACGGTGAACTGGGCGCGATCGTCGGTGAGGCCAACGTCGGCTTTACACTCTGGGCGCCCACCGCCCGCTCGGTAAAGCTGCATCTGTTCAGTGACGCCGGCCAGGAAAGCGCCGATACCGTCGTCCCGATGACCCGCGACGAAAACACCGGCACCTGGACTGCCAGCGTCGACAAAGGCTGGGACCGCAAGTTCTACCTGTATGAGGTGGAGGTCTACTCCTATTTCAGCCGCCAGATCGAAACCAACCTGGTAACGGACCCCTACTCCCTCAGCCTGTCCATGAACAGCAGCAAGAGCCAGGTGGTAAACCTGGACGACACAGACCTGAAACCGTCCGGCTGGGATCAGGTAAAAAAACCGGCACTGGAGAATGCCGAAGACATCAGCGTTTACGAATTACACGTGCGTGACTTCAGTATCGAGGATGAGACGGTGCCGGCGGCTGCGCGCGGTACCTTTGCCGCTTTCGCTGAGCGCGAGAGCCTCGGCATGGAGCATCTGGGCAGCCTGGCACGCGCCGGCCTCACCCACGTCCACCTGCTGCCGGCATTCGACTTTGCCACTGTGAACGAAAACCGCGAAGCCCAGGCGGAAACGCCGGACCTCTCCGCGTTCGCACCAGACAGCACCGAACAACAGGCGGCGGTCAACGCCATCCGCGATGCCGACGGTTTCAACTGGGGCTACGATCCGCTGCACTTTACTGTGCCGGAGGGCAGCTACAGTACCGATCCCGACGGTGAAGCGCGAATCCGTGAGTTCCGCGAGATGGTGCAATCCCTGAGCCGTTCCGGCCTGCGCGTAGTCATGGACGTGGTCTACAACCACACCAGCTCCTTCGGTCAGTACCAGAACTCGGTGCTCGACAAGATCGTGCCGGGCTATTACCACCGTCGCAATCTGGAAGGCGGCGTGGAGATGAGCAGCTGCTGCGCCAATACCGCCAGTGAGCACACCATGATGGAAAAGCTCATGGTGGACTCCATGATGACCTGGGCCAAGGCCTACAAGGTGGATGGTTTCCGTTTCGACCTGATGGGCCACCACAGCCGCGACAATATCCTCAATACCCGTGCAGCCCTGCAAACGCTGACGCTGGAAGAGGACGGCGTGGACGGTAACAGCCTGTACTTATACGGGGAGGGCTGGAACTTTGGTGAAGTGGCAAACGATGCGCGTTTTGTGCAGGCCCGCCAGTCCAATATGGCCGGCACCGGTGTGGGCACCTTCAACGACCGGCTGCGCGACAGCGTGCGTGGTGGTAACCCCTTCGGCGGCTTTGAGGAACAGGGTTTCGGCACCGGCCTCTTTACCGACTCCAACGGCCTCTTCAATGGAGAGAGCGGTGGCTGGGACGAGCGCGCGACGCTGCTGACCCTGGCGGACAAGGTCCGTGTCTCACTGGCCGGTAACCTGCGCGACTATCCACTGCAGGATTCTTGGGGCAACGTCATCCTCGGTGCTGAGTTGATCTACAACGGCCAGCCCACCGGCTACGTCGATGATCCACAGGAATCCATCAACTACATCGCCGCCCACGACAACGAGACCCTGTTCGATGGCGTGCAGCTGAAGGCCAACGCCACCGCCTCCCTGGAAGAGCGGGTGCGCATGCAGGTATTCAGCAACTCGCTGGTGCTGTTCGCCCAGGGTATTCCGTTCATCCACGCCGGCCAGGAATTCCTGCGCTCCAAATCCATGGACCGGGACAGCTACAACTCGGGCGACTGGTTCAACGCGCTGGATTGGAGCTTTGAGACCGACAACTGGGGCGCGGGCCTGCCGATCGCGGACAAGAACGAGGACAAGTGGCCGTTGATGGCGCCGCTGCTGGCGAACCCGGATATCGCGCCGCAGAAATCCCACCGCCTGTGGACTGCAGCGATGTTCCGCGAGCACCTGGCGATCCGCAACAGCTCACCGCTGTTCCGCCTGCCGACAGGGATTGCCGTGATCGACCACGTGAGCTTCCTGAACACCGGCCCCGAGCAGGTACCGGGCCTGATCGCCATGCAGCTGGATGATGCGGAGGGCACGTACGACGGCAAGAATCGTCGCATCCTGGTGTTGTTCAACGGCGATAACGACACAGTAGCGTTCAGTCACGACGCTGTCACCGGCCTGCCCTACCGCCTGCACCCGCTGCAGCAGGACAGCGCTGATCCACGACTGGGTAATGTGACCTTCGATAGCGAAACCGGCACCTTCAGTCTGCCCGGCCGCACCACCGCAGTGTTTGTCCTGGGACGGAACCAGGGCGTGGAGAAGTTGCTGGCTGAGTAA
- the ribA gene encoding GTP cyclohydrolase II: MTIRFVESSKLPTPWGMFEMHGFEDTESGKEHVVLTMGDTDTDEPLLARIHSECLTGDALFSLRCDCGAQLQHAMHRIAMEGRGAIFYLRQEGRGIGLLNKIRAYHLQDCGADTVEANEQLGFGADMRDYSILKEMLKHLGAKSIRLMTNNPRKVQALEQLGIKVTERLPHQTGRNPHNVKYLSTKKGKLGHLFEDEDETGPQE; encoded by the coding sequence TTGACCATTCGTTTCGTGGAGTCTTCGAAATTGCCCACCCCCTGGGGCATGTTCGAAATGCACGGTTTCGAGGATACGGAATCCGGCAAGGAACACGTCGTCCTCACCATGGGTGATACGGATACCGACGAGCCGCTGCTGGCCCGTATCCACTCCGAGTGCCTGACCGGGGATGCGCTGTTTTCCCTGCGCTGTGACTGTGGCGCGCAGCTGCAGCACGCCATGCATCGCATTGCCATGGAAGGGCGCGGGGCGATCTTCTACCTGCGTCAGGAAGGTCGCGGCATTGGCCTGCTCAACAAGATCCGCGCCTACCACTTGCAGGACTGTGGTGCCGATACGGTAGAGGCCAACGAGCAGCTGGGCTTCGGTGCCGATATGCGGGATTACTCGATCCTGAAGGAAATGCTCAAGCACCTCGGGGCGAAATCCATCCGTCTAATGACCAACAACCCGCGCAAGGTGCAAGCGCTGGAGCAACTGGGCATCAAAGTGACCGAACGCCTGCCGCATCAGACCGGCCGCAACCCCCACAATGTGAAATACCTTTCAACCAAGAAGGGCAAGCTGGGGCATCTGTTCGAGGATGAGGACGAGACTGGTCCGCAAGAATAG
- a CDS encoding retropepsin-like aspartic protease family protein, giving the protein MGKIASLLLFMLVVPAALAQEVQLKALFGTSAMLEVDGQQRLLKAGQTSPEGVKLVEASSGYAVIRLQGRQQKLTLDAPVAARYAEASRAEVRLMPDSRGHYSTSAWVNGRRVQMMVDTGATSIAFNYPMARRLGLNLERARPIRVSTASGIAKAYRLTLDSVTIGGIKLHNVDATVHGGDFPEITLLGNSFLSRVDMQQQRGVLILRARN; this is encoded by the coding sequence ATGGGAAAAATTGCCTCTCTCTTGCTGTTCATGCTGGTCGTCCCGGCTGCCCTGGCCCAGGAAGTACAGCTGAAGGCCCTTTTTGGCACCAGTGCCATGCTGGAAGTGGATGGTCAGCAACGGCTGTTGAAAGCCGGCCAGACCTCGCCCGAGGGTGTCAAACTGGTCGAGGCCAGCTCCGGTTATGCGGTGATCAGGCTTCAGGGCCGGCAGCAGAAGCTGACGCTGGACGCACCGGTGGCAGCCCGCTACGCGGAGGCATCCCGCGCCGAAGTACGCCTGATGCCGGATAGCCGCGGGCACTACAGTACCAGTGCCTGGGTCAACGGACGCCGGGTTCAAATGATGGTGGATACCGGTGCCACCAGTATTGCGTTCAACTATCCCATGGCCCGTCGCCTCGGTTTGAATCTGGAGCGGGCGAGACCGATCAGGGTGTCCACCGCCAGTGGTATCGCCAAGGCATATCGGCTGACCCTGGATAGCGTGACTATCGGTGGCATCAAGTTGCACAACGTGGATGCAACGGTACACGGGGGAGATTTCCCCGAGATTACCCTGCTGGGTAACAGTTTTCTCAGCCGAGTGGATATGCAGCAGCAACGCGGTGTGCTGATTCTGCGCGCCCGCAACTGA
- a CDS encoding phosphatidylglycerophosphatase A, translating to MNQPTFSQLLRSPTMLLAFGFGSGLAPKAPGTFGTLAAIPLWWPLQHLSPALYLGVVIVTGLLGCYLCGAASRQMGVHDHGGIVWDEMVGYWLTMFMAPAGWGWALYGFVLFRIFDIAKPQPIGWVDRRVHGGVGIMLDDILAAVYAALILQLTAVIIG from the coding sequence ATGAACCAGCCAACCTTTTCCCAGCTGTTGCGCAGCCCGACCATGCTACTGGCCTTCGGCTTTGGCTCCGGCCTCGCCCCGAAAGCCCCCGGGACCTTTGGCACCCTGGCCGCAATTCCACTCTGGTGGCCGCTGCAGCACTTGTCGCCGGCCCTGTACCTGGGCGTGGTGATCGTCACGGGTCTTTTGGGCTGCTACCTGTGTGGCGCAGCGTCGCGGCAGATGGGTGTGCACGACCACGGTGGTATCGTCTGGGACGAGATGGTCGGTTACTGGCTGACCATGTTTATGGCGCCAGCCGGGTGGGGATGGGCCCTTTACGGTTTCGTGCTGTTCCGGATTTTTGATATCGCCAAACCTCAGCCCATCGGCTGGGTGGACCGGCGCGTGCACGGTGGTGTGGGTATCATGCTGGACGATATACTGGCGGCCGTTTATGCGGCGCTGATCCTGCAGTTGACCGCTGTGATCATTGGTTAG
- the thiL gene encoding thiamine-phosphate kinase, with the protein MSRVGEFDIIRDYFAGAPTSQSVVLGIGDDCALLQPPPGSILATSVDTLVAGRHFPEGADAAKVASRALRVNLSDLAAMGAKPLWFTLALTLPAADRKWLERFSRGLLETAREYGISLVGGDTTAGPLSITVQVTGHAQKPLRRDGAGAGDGVYVSGPLGAAAAALPVVLGERKVDSELRQAAEAAFYWPEPQLQLAQSIVPLATAAIDISDGLLADLGHICRASGVSAELDIEALPVAALARELTPEQARELAATGGDDYQLCFTVPKGDVPELERMNTGAVRIGTLIPASGEPQVLARRHGQSWTPKHPGYQHF; encoded by the coding sequence ATGAGCCGCGTCGGTGAGTTCGACATCATCCGCGATTACTTCGCCGGCGCGCCCACCAGCCAGAGCGTGGTGCTCGGTATTGGCGACGATTGTGCCCTGTTGCAGCCACCACCGGGCTCAATACTGGCCACCAGTGTTGATACCCTGGTGGCGGGGCGCCACTTTCCCGAGGGTGCCGATGCAGCCAAGGTCGCCAGCCGCGCGCTGCGGGTTAACCTGAGCGATCTGGCGGCGATGGGCGCGAAACCCCTGTGGTTTACGCTGGCGCTGACGTTGCCCGCGGCAGATCGGAAGTGGCTGGAGCGGTTCTCCCGCGGTCTCCTGGAAACCGCGCGGGAATACGGAATCTCGCTGGTGGGTGGAGACACCACTGCCGGCCCCCTTTCGATCACGGTGCAAGTGACGGGACACGCGCAGAAGCCCCTGCGGCGCGATGGCGCCGGTGCCGGTGATGGGGTTTACGTCTCCGGCCCCCTGGGGGCTGCGGCCGCGGCGCTGCCGGTGGTGCTCGGCGAGAGAAAGGTCGATAGCGAATTGCGCCAGGCGGCCGAGGCGGCTTTTTACTGGCCGGAGCCGCAACTACAGCTGGCGCAGTCCATCGTCCCGCTGGCCACTGCCGCGATCGATATTTCCGATGGCCTGCTCGCCGACCTGGGGCATATCTGCCGCGCCAGTGGCGTGTCCGCCGAGCTGGATATCGAGGCGCTGCCGGTGGCGGCACTGGCCCGGGAACTGACCCCCGAACAAGCCCGTGAATTGGCTGCGACCGGAGGCGATGATTATCAGCTCTGTTTCACCGTCCCTAAAGGTGACGTGCCCGAGCTGGAGAGGATGAATACCGGTGCGGTGCGCATCGGCACCCTGATACCGGCATCCGGGGAACCGCAGGTACTGGCGCGCCGTCACGGCCAGAGTTGGACACCGAAACACCCGGGCTACCAGCACTTTTGA
- the nusB gene encoding transcription antitermination factor NusB has product MTVTASARRKARHYAMQALYQWQMAGASLNAIEAEFRTDNDMSKTDVDYFHDLFHGVAKNLDEVEGAFVPHLDRKVDDLDPVSRALLRMSTYELKNRIDVPYKVVINEAVALAKKFGPTDAFKYINGILDKTAADLRPAEVKADKQ; this is encoded by the coding sequence ATGACCGTTACCGCATCTGCGCGCCGCAAGGCGCGCCACTACGCCATGCAGGCCCTTTACCAGTGGCAAATGGCTGGCGCCAGTCTCAATGCCATTGAGGCCGAGTTTCGCACTGACAATGACATGAGCAAGACGGACGTGGATTACTTCCACGACCTGTTCCATGGCGTGGCAAAGAACCTCGATGAAGTCGAAGGGGCCTTCGTGCCGCACCTGGACCGTAAAGTCGACGATCTGGACCCGGTTTCCCGGGCCCTGCTGCGCATGTCCACCTACGAGCTGAAAAACCGTATCGACGTGCCCTACAAAGTCGTGATCAACGAGGCGGTGGCACTGGCGAAGAAATTCGGCCCCACCGACGCTTTCAAGTACATCAACGGTATTCTCGACAAGACCGCCGCCGACCTTCGTCCGGCGGAAGTGAAAGCGGACAAGCAGTAA
- the ribE gene encoding 6,7-dimethyl-8-ribityllumazine synthase — translation MSNIQTIEGDFVNCGGKYALLVSRWNSFVVESLKDGALDTLRRKGIKDEDITIYYAPGAFEFPLAAKKLAATGKFDAIIALGAVIRGGTPHFEYVAGECTKGLAQVSLDAGVPVTFGVLTVDSIEQAIERSGTKAGNKGCEAAETALEMVSLLGKI, via the coding sequence ATGAGCAACATCCAAACCATCGAAGGCGATTTCGTGAACTGCGGCGGTAAGTACGCACTGCTGGTAAGCCGCTGGAACAGCTTTGTGGTGGAGAGCCTGAAAGACGGCGCCCTGGACACCCTGCGCCGCAAGGGTATCAAGGATGAGGACATCACCATCTACTATGCACCGGGCGCCTTTGAGTTTCCCCTGGCGGCCAAGAAGCTGGCGGCCACTGGCAAGTTCGATGCGATCATCGCCCTCGGCGCTGTGATCCGCGGCGGTACCCCGCACTTCGAATACGTCGCCGGCGAGTGCACCAAAGGTCTGGCCCAGGTCTCCCTCGACGCGGGCGTACCGGTGACCTTCGGCGTACTGACAGTGGATTCCATCGAGCAGGCCATCGAGCGCTCCGGTACCAAAGCCGGCAACAAGGGCTGCGAGGCCGCCGAGACTGCGCTGGAGATGGTGTCCCTGCTGGGCAAAATCTAG